The genomic interval ATGATTTTTTACATTTTAGGTCTTGATAATTTATAAATTATCGTATTTTAATTCACAAATTGATTCAAAATTCATCTATCATCCTATCTACAAAAAATATGTTTCCCAATTTGTTTTATTTGCGGTCTTCCCCATATCCAACTACTTGTTGCCGTATCAGGATTAAAATAATAAAGCGCATTTTCTGTAGGGTCCCAGCCATTAATGGCATCAAGTACAGCTTTTTTTGATGTTTCATTAGGAGTCAGCCAAATTTGTCCATCAGCCACCGCAGTAAAAGCCAACGGTTCAAAGATAACACCAGATACTGTATTAGGAAATGTCGGGCTCTTAACACGATTTAAAATAACAGCTGCGACCGCAACTTGTCCAATATATGGTTCACCCCGTGCTTCTCCATGAACAGCATTTGCAATGAGTTGAATGTCATTTTGAGAAAATCCTGCTGGAACATTAATGGCTGTTGATTTTTGAGCTTGATCAGCCCCCTTAGTGTAATCATATTTCGTCACATTAACTAGCTTTTGCCTCGTTTTTAAACCTGCTACCCCATCGACTGGGAGTCCGAATTCAGATTGAAAATTCCGAAGCGCCCAATATGTCCCCCAGCCAAAAACACCATCAATTCCCCCCTTGTAAAAGCCAATATACT from Metabacillus sediminilitoris carries:
- the sleB gene encoding spore cortex-lytic enzyme, encoding MSNMIKKKHIFILLVIFLSGTILTLQESNTDAFTNQVIQRGAVGDDVIELQSRLEYIGFYKGGIDGVFGWGTYWALRNFQSEFGLPVDGVAGLKTRQKLVNVTKYDYTKGADQAQKSTAINVPAGFSQNDIQLIANAVHGEARGEPYIGQVAVAAVILNRVKSPTFPNTVSGVIFEPLAFTAVADGQIWLTPNETSKKAVLDAINGWDPTENALYYFNPDTATSSWIWGRPQIKQIGKHIFCR